GGGCTTGCACAAGCACTTATGAAAAGACCAAAGCTGCTAATTTTAGATGAACCTACTAATGGTCTTGATCCATCAGGCATAAATGACTTAAGAAATTTAATACAAAGGTTATCAAAAGAAGAAAAAATATCGGTACTTATTTCAAGTCATCTTATAGCGGAAATTGAACTCATATGTGATAAGGTATCAATAATAAAAGCTGGGAGAGTTCTTAAAAATGCATCAGTTAAAGAACTTTTAAAAACTAAAGAAGTATTTTGGGAGCTCAGTGATAATGAAAAAGGTAAAAAAATCTTAAAAGAAAACTGGCAAATAAACAGCAAAGTTAACGATAATAAACTTGAGGCATCAGTTGATGAAGAAAGACTTATTACGATAAATGATTCGTTTGTAAATAATGGTCTAAAAATTAAATTTGCTAGTAGTAGACAGAAAAATCTTGAGGATTTATTTTTAAATATTACAGAGGATAGGTAGGGTAGGTGAAAATGTGGTAAAGCTAATTAAAAATGAACTCATAAAGATGTTATTTAAGAAAAAAATAATTTTAATTATGATAATTATATTAATAGAAGCTTGTGCATTTGCTTATGGTCAAAATAATAAGTACCAGAGAACAGTTAGAAGCTATACCAATAGTAACAGCACAAATTATGATTGGAGGCCTTTAATAAGCCAGCAAATTGAGGATTTACAAACTAAGCTGAAGTATAAAAATGTTCAAAAAGCTGATGAAAGATCCATCAATGTTCAAATAGAACAGTACAGATACTACCTTAAAAATAATATGAATCCTATGTCACCTACAGTTGGAAATTTTACTTCTAATTTAATGGAGCAATCTTTTACTTTAATGCTTCCACTGCTTATAATAATTCTTGCGGCGGATATAGTTTCTTCAGAGTTTTCTAATAGAACAATAAAGATGCTTTTAACAAGATCATATCCTAGATGGAAGATATTACTTAGTAAATATATAGCACTTATTATAATGTCTGGGTTTGTTGTATTTTTGATGACTATAATACCTTTAATAGTTTCATTTATTGTATTTAAACGTCCTGGCTTTTATGAACCAGTTATAACTGGATATAAAGTAATAGCTGGTAAGGTTAATGCTTCAAGTGTTGTTGGAATATATGAGGGCGAGTATATTTTGATTATTTCTGCTTTAAGCTTTTTTATATCTATAGTTGTTGCATCAATATCTTTCATGATATCAATTTTTGTAAGAAGTGTCGGAGCAGCTATAGGAATAATGATGGCAGCATTAATAGGAGGAAATATTTTAAGTGTATTTTTAGAAGATATAGAGGCGGCAAAATATTTTTTTGTGGTTAACTTAAATTTACCCCAGTATCTTACTGGAAAAGTGAGAATAGTATCAGGTATGAATTTTGACTTTTCAATGCTAATATTAATAATATGGGCAGTAGTTTCAGTTGTCATAAGCTTTGTTGCATTTAATAGAAAAGACGTACTTGTTTAGAGAGGTGAGAAAATGTTAAAAAAATTAATAATGGGTATAGTTGTTATTGCAGCTAGTGTAGTTTTAGTGATATCAATTTTAGGAATAAGAGAAGCAGTAGGTTTAACATCATCTCCTGTGGACAAGTATATAAGTAAAAGTAGTAAGGAGACTTCTATGATAAAAGGAAATAATAATACTACTAATGCCTATAATATCCTTGTGATGGGAGATTCTTTGGCAAAGGGTACAGGAGATGAGAAAGGTAAAGGCTTTAGCGGATATTTTGCGGATTATTTTAGAAAGAAAAACAATAAAAATGTTAAGATTGATAATATAGCGGTTAATGGAGATGTATCAAATGGTCTTCTTCAGATAGTAAAAAATAAGGATACTGAAAATTTAATTAAGAAAGCAAATATGATTTTTATATCTATTGGAGGAAACGAGGTAAGTAAATTTAAATTTGAAAATACTATTTCAGCCATTGATTTAAAAAATACAGAGGATAAGTATGTAGATAATGTGATGGATATAGTTAAACTTATACGGGATAATAATTCTAAATGCACTGTTGTTTTTATAGGTTTATATAATCCCTTTGGAAATAGTATAGGAACAGATAAAATTGAACTTTTAAATACTTGGAATTATAGAACACAAAATATTATTGCAGATGACTCTAATGCAGTTTTTATACCAACCTATGATCTTTTTAAGTATGATACTGAAAAATACCTTACTATAGATAATTTTCATCCTAACAGTTCTGGCTACAAGGCTATAGCTCAAAGAATTGAGGAAGTTTTAAAAAGTCATAAATAAAAGTAGTGCTGTAGATAATTTTATAAGGATATCTACAGTACTTTTTTATTAATTAAAAGTCAGGTATATGCTGCCGTTATAGGCTTTTTTAGCTGTAACCTCAATATTAATGCCATTTTTATTAACTCCTGTAACATTTAAGGTGGTATCTGCATTTCCGCTTTTATTGAAAATAGTTTTAGATAGAATAATGTTGTTATTTTTCTTTAATTTTAAATTCAAGTTTCCTGTTTTAACCTTTGATGAAATTTTTATACTGCATTTTGAGTTTTTTAGTTTTATGTTTCTAACGTCCTTACCATCTAAATAGGCAAATTTTACATCATAGGTATTGTCACTGGTATTGTCAGTATACATTTTACCTTCTATATTTTGTGATACGTCGTTTATACCTGTTGAATTATCATTAGTACTTTTTAAAGAATTAAAGCCAAAGTAGCCTACAATGGATAAGATTAGTAAAAGTATAAGAACAACAAAAGCTATAAAAAATTTTCTGTTCTTTAAAATTTCCATAATTAACATCTTCCCTCTAAAATGATATATTATATATAATATACTGTTTTATATGGTAAAAAACAATACATATTTTATTAAGAGAGGTGTATTATGAGTTTTTTAAATAAGAGAAGAATAGAAATAGGAAATATTCCAGCTATTTTGTGGGGAAAGGCTTCAGATAAAATATATATATTTGTACATGGAAAAGGATCAAATAAAGAAAGTGCACATAAATTTGCCCAGATAGCTGAAGATAAAGGATATCAGGTTCTTAGCTTTGATCTTCCTGAACACGGTGAACGAAAAAATGAAAATTATAAATGTGATGTTTTTAATGGAGTACAGGAGCTTAAAATAGTTTGGAGTTATGTAGAGAAGAAGTGGACAATCATAAATTTATTTGGCTGTAGTCTAGGTGCATATTTTAGCTTAATTGCATATAAAGATTATCCTATAGATAAATGTTTATTTCAGTCACCAATTGTTGATATGGAACATCTTATAGGAAAAATGTTCGAATGGTTTAATGTAACTGAGGAATTACTTAGAGAAAAAAAGAAAATAGCTACACCAATAGATATCCTTTCTTGGGATTACTATTGTTATGTAAAACAACATCCGATTATTAAATGGAATGTACCCACCTCAATTATTTATGGAACAAAAGATAATTTGCAGAGTTCTATAGTTATAGAGGATTTTGTAAAAAGGTTTAAGAGTGAGTTAACAATATCAGTTAATAGTGAACATGATTTTCATACAAGTAAGTCAGAAGAAGAGGTTATACAATGGCTTAATAAATATATCTAAGGGGGGATATTTTTGAATAGCAATATTGTATTCAGAAATGTTGAAAAATCAGATACAAGAGTTTTGTGGGAAATGATGAATAGCTTGGATTATGAAACAAAGTTTATGATGTTTGAGCCAGGTGAAAGACCTAAAAGATTAGATAAACTTCATAAGGTTGTGGATGGTGCAGTAGATGAAAATAATTTATTTTTTTAACATTAGATAAAAGTGAAATTATAGGTTATATTTCAGCTGAGATAGGAGCAGTAAGAAGAAATAAACATAGCGCATATATAGTAGTTGGTATAAGAGAAAAATATCAAAATGATGGAATTGGTACAAAGTTTTTTGAAAAGCTAAATGAATGGGCTAAGCAAAGAAAAATCATTAGGCTTGAACTTACGGTGCTTTGTATTAATAAGGTGGCCACGCATTTATATAGAAAAAATGGCTTTGAAATAGAGGGCATAAAAAGAAAATCTATGTATGTGGATGGAAAGTACATAGATGAATACTTAATGGCTAAGATAATTAATTTGTAGTTATTATTTTATATAAAAAATAAATTGTTTAATTATATAAAAATCTAAATAGGGTAGTAGGTGTAAATACATGTTTGAAATTCGTAAAGCCATTGGAGAAGATGCATTAGGCATAAGTATAGTAAATGTATATACATGGAAAACAACATATACTGGATTAATACCTGATGAGTTGATTAATAAAAGAATTAATGAGTTAAAAGATTTAGCTGAGAAAAGACGAGAAGATATAAAGAAAAATAATAATGTAATAGTAATATCTTTAGAAAATACAATTATAGGATTTTGTAGTTATGGGAAATCAAGAAATACATCATTTGCTGATTCAGGAGAAATTAATGCACTGTATTTACTTCAAGGTTTTCAGGGATTAGGATTAGGAAAAAAATTATTTTTAACTACAATAGATGAATTAAAACAGCTTGGGTATTCTTCAGTAATAATTAATTGTCTAAAAGGAAATCCAGCTATGAGATTTTATAAACATATGGGTGGGAATATTGTATCGAAACGCGAAGATGAAATTAAAGGAAGGTTAATTCGAGAAGATATAATTTATATTAAAATCTAATATGAGCTATCAATTTTAAAGAAAGTAGTGATATATATGAAAGAATATATATTAGATAACAAAACAAAGATGAGGTATCATGATTTACCTGGTGAGGATACCCCAATATTATTTATACATGGTTTAGGCTGTGCAGGTTCATTTGATTATCCAGAAGTAGCAGCACAAAGTGATTTGATAAAGCACAGGCGAATATTAGTAGACTTATTAGGTAGTGGATTTAGTGATAAACCAGATAACTATAAGTATACCGTAAAAGAACATGCAAACTACTTATATAATTTTGTTCAAGACTTAAAGTTAAACAAATTCATTATATTTGGACATAGTTTGGGCGGAGCTATTGCATTAGAACTTGCGGATAAATGCGGGGAAAATATTGAAACAATTATTCTTAGTGAGTCTAATTTAGACAAAAGTAGTAAAGGTTCATCAAGCTATGAGATTGGAAGTTACACAGAAGAGGATTTTGTTAATTCTATATTTGATAAAATTATAAATGAAAACTCCAGTGAAAGTTCTATGTGGAAGGCATCTTTAGCTGTTTGTTCATCTACTGCTATTAGTAGAATTTCAAAATCAGCAGTTCTTGGAGGAGAAACATCTTGGCGTGAAATATTATATTCACTTAACTTAAAAAGGACATTTGTTTTTGGTGAGAAGTCCTTACCAGATAATGATGAAATAGAACTAAGAAAGCACGAAATAAATATTGAAATTGTAGAAGGGGCAGGACATTCTATGGCATGGGAAAATCCTAAAGGTTTAGCAAAGGCAATTAAAAAAGGAATTTTATACGCACGGGGATTGTAGTGATTAGTTAGCTTAGAAGAGTATAAGTTCATGAATTAGAAGGAAGTTATTTAGAAGCTGAATACCTTCTGTTAAATAAAAATAAGCTATATACTACTTAAGGAGATGATAAAAATGTTATTAGAAACTAAAAGACTTATATTGCGTCCATGGAAGGAAGAAGACGCAGATCAGTTATATAAGTATGCGAAGGATCCAAGGGTAGGGCCAATTGCAGGGTGGCCAGTACATACCAGCGTTGAGAATAGTCGTCAGATTATCAAAGAGGTTCTTTCAGAAGATGAGACTTATGCAGTTGTATTAAAAAAAGATGGATTACCAATTGGTAGTGTAGGACTTATGCTTGGTAAAAAGAGTAATCTAACTGTAGGTGATAAGGAAGGTGAAATTGGTTACTGGATTGGTGTCCCTTATTGGGGAAAAGGTTTGATACCAGAGGCGGTTAAGGAGCTTATGCGTTATGGCTTTGAAGAATTGGGCCTTAAAGTTATTTGGTGTGGATATTTTGAAGGGAATAATAAATCTTGGCGTGTTCAACAAAAATGCGGATTTAAGTATCATCATACTGAGAAAGATATAGAATGTAATTTAATGAATGATATTAGAACTGAGCATGCTACTTGTATTACTAAAGAACAGTGGTATAATAAGCAATCCAGTAGTGATATAGAAATAGAGATTAAATTTGCTTATGATGAAAAAGAGGAAATAGGAAGGTTATTTTCGGAATATACACAAATGCTTATCGAAAATGATTCTAGCTTTGAGAAATATTTGGAGTTGCAAAATTATGATTCTGAAATCGAACACCTAGAAGAGAAATATGGATTGCCCTATGGTAGATTATACATAGTTAAGGCTAAAAATAAAATTGTAGGATGTATTGGATTAAGAAAAATAGATAATGAAAACTGTGAAATGAAAAGACTATACGTTAGAGAAGAGTTTCGAGGACACAAAATTGCAGGTCAATTAGTAAAAACAATTATTAAAGATGCTAAAGAGATTGGTTATAAAAGTATGCTTTTAGACACATTACCTTTTTTAAAAGGGGCTATAAGTTTATATAAAAAATTTGGATTTTATGAAATTGAGTCATATAATAATAGTCCTATGGATACTTCAATTTATATGAAATTAAATTTAAAGTAAAGGCGGAAACATATGATTTATTTAAAGGAAGCAAACCTAGAAGATGCTAAAAAAGAATATAAATTTATTAAGGACACACCTACAGATGAAAATGGTTTTGAAAATAAATATTATGGCTTATCTTATGAAGATTTTGTAAATAAGGCATTACCAGAAATTATAAAGTTTTCAAAAGGCATAGATTTACCTAAAGGTTATGTACCACAAAGCTTTTATTTTTTGTGGGATGAAGATAGTATTGTAGGACTATTTAAGATAAGACATTATTTAACTGAGGCTTTAAGAAATGGTGTGGGGCATATTGGTTATGGTATTCATAAAGATTATCGCTCAAAAGGATATGCTACAAAAGGACTAGCTTTAGCTATAGAAAAAGCAAAAAAAATCATTAAGGAAGATGAAATATATTTTAGCGTACATATTGATAATCCAGCATCGTTAAAAGTTCAGTTAAACAATAATGCTTATGTACATCATTCAGATGAAAAGGAGCATTACACAAGAATAAAGGTATAGAATGATTTTCATAAAGTGATGATATAGAAGTTAATTACACAATTTGTAAGTATTGTTGACATTATTTAATAAAATGATATACTATAGTCAGTACTGAGTATGAGGAGATTAAAAATGAAAGTTCAATTATATATTTTAGGGCTTCTTATGAGATATGGTCCAAAGCATGGATATAGTATTAAACAAATAGTGTCAGATAATATAGCAGCATTTGCAAAAATTAAACTTCCTACAATATATTATCATTTGGATAAACTATCTGAAAAAGCCTATATAAATTCTGTTATTCAGAAAGATGGCAATAGACCTGAAAAAACAGTATATTCTATTACTGATTTGGGAGTTAATTATTTTAATTCTCTACTTAATAAAATTTTAGCTGAAAATTATAGTTTGGAATTTGATTTTGATGGAGTATTATATTTTTCTGATTTTGCTAATAAGAATGCTATTATTATAAATTTAAATAGGCAAAAAGAATATATAGAAAACAAGTTGAAAGAATTAATAGTTACTAAAGATAATACACTTAATAATTTGTTACCTGATTATAGAATTTATTGTATTAGTATATTTAATCATCATATATATCATTTACAAACTGAATTAAAATGGATAAATGAGACATTAAAGGAACTCTCTTAGGAGTTCCAAAAAAATGCTATTATAGTCAGTACTGAGTATAATTACGGAGGTGTATTTATGGAAAAAAGCCTTTATTCGAGAAACTTTGAGGTTAATTATTATGAGCTGGAAGACGATATTTGGAGAACCACTTCACATTTAATTGATGGTCAACATGATATTGAAGTAACAGTAGATGTATGCGTACCGGATATGGTTATATTAAATGCAAAGGTAAAATTATTGCGGTATCCAATTAAACATTGTATTTTAATTGATAATAAAATGAAAAAATTGAAAGGGGTTAATGTTATTTCGGAATTCCGTTCTAAATGTGATGAATTATTTTCTAGTGAAATGGGATGTGGGAATATTAGAATGCTTCTTGGAATTTCTGTACCTGGAGTGATATTTAATTATTTTCCACATCAAATTAAAATAGGAAATATGACAGAAAATCAATGGTGGGATTTTTGCAAGGAAAAACTGCATAATGCATGTATAGCTCACTCAATGATGACTAATGATTATTAAACAAAGAAGGAAAAGGTGAATTATGAGTTATAAATTAAAAGAGGTTACAATAAGAACTAATAACTCCATAGAGGGAATGAAAGAAATAGATGAAATTTGGAAGGACATTGAAAACGGAAAATTACCCATTCTTTTTGATACAGATCATGTATTTCAAAAAGGTGTTTCTCCGGTTTCTAAATATAGTAATTATACTAGTGACGAAATGGGAAACCATGATATTACTGTAATGGCAGTAAAGCCTGATTTCTTTGAGGAAATGGAAATGAAAGTAATGGAAGGTCTTTATAAAAAATATGATGAAGAAGACGAGAGTGGTAACATAAGTATATGTGCAAAAAAGGCATGGAAAAAAGTATGGCAAGACTACAAATCAGGCAATATAGATAGGACTTTTACAGAGGACTATGAAAGTACTGTTCCTCCTGAGTATACAAAAGATGGAAAGGCTCACTGCTATTTATATATTGCTGTTAAGTAATGACGTCTATGATCCACCATATTCCTTATATTTAGAATGTTTACAGTATATTGCAAAACTGATATACTATAGTAAACAATTAATATTACGGTGGTGATTAAATACATGACGAACATTATGACGGTTGGCGAAAAGATAAAAAAATTAAGAAGCGAATATAAGTTAAATCAAGATGACATCGTAGGAACAGAGCTCACCCGTAACCTCATAAGTCAAATTGAACACGGAAAAGCTAATCTAACAAGAAGTACAGCAGAATTAATAATAAGAAATACAAGCGATATATTAAAACATAGAGGAATTCCTATTGATAAAAATTTAAATGTTGACTATTTACTTGAAGATGAAAATGAACAGGCAAAAAAAATAATAAATAAATATATAAGAGATCTCAAGGATGCAAGTTTTTTTAAAGATAATCGTTTTAGTGAATTATTAAAATCAGTAGAAAATATGTTAGTTCAGTGGGATTTTCCCGAACTTAAAATTGAAATATGTGAAATTGCAGGAGATTATTTTACAAGCAAAAACGAATTTTATAGAGCTTCAATATACTTTGAGAACATACGTTATTTAGTAAACAGTAAGGAAAGTCTATCAAAACTAATCCCTGCATTGCGTAAATTATCTATTGTTTACTATTATATGGGCAGATTTAAAGAAGGAATAAATGTATGTAAATATGCACTTGATAGATTTGCAGATATGGAAGAAGAATACAAAGGGATATTTATGTTTAATATGGCTTTGTATTATAATGATCTAGGGCAATACGAAAAAGCGTTGAAGGTATTAGAAGATTTTCAATATGCTATAAAGTTAACAGATAAGCAGAAACAAAACAAAGTGGAATTATTAAGGGCGTCATGTTTGCACGCAACTAAACACTATGCGGAAGCTTTGAACATTAACATACATCTTCTAAAATCAGCATCTAAAGATGATATAAAGAATATGTGTTTGTATTATGGCAATTTAGCAGAGGGGTATATTAAATTAGGTCAAAAGTATAAAGCTGTTGATTGTGCTGAGCAGATTAAAAAGTTAGTAGGCGATGTTTCTGGAGAATGGATGTTCTTACCTGCAATTTATTTTGAACTAGGTTTATTGTGTAGACTACTAGGAGACAATCCTGTTTATTATTTAAAAAAAGCTCTTGATTCTGCCAAATCCTTCAAGTATGAAAAAGGAGTATGTGATACTTTAATAGAATTTGCAAAAGTTGACAATAAAGAACTGCCTATAAATTTAAGAGATGAGCTTGTGTTGTTGATTGAGGAGAGAAACTCTATACCACCAAAAGTTATGACTGCTATTATAGAGTACTATGCAAAACGCCGTCAAGATAGCATTATTATAGAAATCTGCGGTTTCTGTAATAAAAAGGGGGTGAAAGAATGCTAAGGTTAAAAGATAAACTAAAGGCACTGACAGGACTAAAGGGTGTGTTACTGTTTGGTGTAGCAGTTGGAGTAATGACTGCTGTTATCTGTGTGACTAATGCTGGTTATGCTATACTAGCTTATAGTCCGGGGTTTCCGTGGTGATAAACTGAAAAAACTGTAATATTAAAATGCGGTAGTAAAAAAGGGCATTAGCAGTAATACTGTTAGTGTTCTTTTTTTACTGTTATTTTTGTCAAAAAACATTTTTAACCATAATTACAAATGTCTTAAAGTATTGAATGCAATGGTTAGGTTTTGTAAATTTTAAATTTTACTGTAAAAAATTTCATATAGAGGTTTATACTTATTTTTTATTTACTTACATTAATTACAGTAATATAATAGGCTGTGTTGTG
The Clostridium felsineum DSM 794 DNA segment above includes these coding regions:
- a CDS encoding alpha/beta fold hydrolase, which codes for MKEYILDNKTKMRYHDLPGEDTPILFIHGLGCAGSFDYPEVAAQSDLIKHRRILVDLLGSGFSDKPDNYKYTVKEHANYLYNFVQDLKLNKFIIFGHSLGGAIALELADKCGENIETIILSESNLDKSSKGSSSYEIGSYTEEDFVNSIFDKIINENSSESSMWKASLAVCSSTAISRISKSAVLGGETSWREILYSLNLKRTFVFGEKSLPDNDEIELRKHEINIEIVEGAGHSMAWENPKGLAKAIKKGILYARGL
- a CDS encoding helix-turn-helix domain-containing protein; this encodes MTNIMTVGEKIKKLRSEYKLNQDDIVGTELTRNLISQIEHGKANLTRSTAELIIRNTSDILKHRGIPIDKNLNVDYLLEDENEQAKKIINKYIRDLKDASFFKDNRFSELLKSVENMLVQWDFPELKIEICEIAGDYFTSKNEFYRASIYFENIRYLVNSKESLSKLIPALRKLSIVYYYMGRFKEGINVCKYALDRFADMEEEYKGIFMFNMALYYNDLGQYEKALKVLEDFQYAIKLTDKQKQNKVELLRASCLHATKHYAEALNINIHLLKSASKDDIKNMCLYYGNLAEGYIKLGQKYKAVDCAEQIKKLVGDVSGEWMFLPAIYFELGLLCRLLGDNPVYYLKKALDSAKSFKYEKGVCDTLIEFAKVDNKELPINLRDELVLLIEERNSIPPKVMTAIIEYYAKRRQDSIIIEICGFCNKKGVKEC
- a CDS encoding alpha/beta hydrolase, with the protein product MSFLNKRRIEIGNIPAILWGKASDKIYIFVHGKGSNKESAHKFAQIAEDKGYQVLSFDLPEHGERKNENYKCDVFNGVQELKIVWSYVEKKWTIINLFGCSLGAYFSLIAYKDYPIDKCLFQSPIVDMEHLIGKMFEWFNVTEELLREKKKIATPIDILSWDYYCYVKQHPIIKWNVPTSIIYGTKDNLQSSIVIEDFVKRFKSELTISVNSEHDFHTSKSEEEVIQWLNKYI
- a CDS encoding DUF2889 domain-containing protein, which codes for MEKSLYSRNFEVNYYELEDDIWRTTSHLIDGQHDIEVTVDVCVPDMVILNAKVKLLRYPIKHCILIDNKMKKLKGVNVISEFRSKCDELFSSEMGCGNIRMLLGISVPGVIFNYFPHQIKIGNMTENQWWDFCKEKLHNACIAHSMMTNDY
- a CDS encoding GNAT family N-acetyltransferase, whose translation is MFEIRKAIGEDALGISIVNVYTWKTTYTGLIPDELINKRINELKDLAEKRREDIKKNNNVIVISLENTIIGFCSYGKSRNTSFADSGEINALYLLQGFQGLGLGKKLFLTTIDELKQLGYSSVIINCLKGNPAMRFYKHMGGNIVSKREDEIKGRLIREDIIYIKI
- a CDS encoding GNAT family N-acetyltransferase, coding for MGAVRRNKHSAYIVVGIREKYQNDGIGTKFFEKLNEWAKQRKIIRLELTVLCINKVATHLYRKNGFEIEGIKRKSMYVDGKYIDEYLMAKIINL
- a CDS encoding GNAT family N-acetyltransferase; amino-acid sequence: MIYLKEANLEDAKKEYKFIKDTPTDENGFENKYYGLSYEDFVNKALPEIIKFSKGIDLPKGYVPQSFYFLWDEDSIVGLFKIRHYLTEALRNGVGHIGYGIHKDYRSKGYATKGLALAIEKAKKIIKEDEIYFSVHIDNPASLKVQLNNNAYVHHSDEKEHYTRIKV
- a CDS encoding PadR family transcriptional regulator, encoding MKVQLYILGLLMRYGPKHGYSIKQIVSDNIAAFAKIKLPTIYYHLDKLSEKAYINSVIQKDGNRPEKTVYSITDLGVNYFNSLLNKILAENYSLEFDFDGVLYFSDFANKNAIIINLNRQKEYIENKLKELIVTKDNTLNNLLPDYRIYCISIFNHHIYHLQTELKWINETLKELS
- a CDS encoding ABC transporter ATP-binding protein, translated to MEEKILLVKDVHKVIHGREIIKGITFSIDEGEVLGFLGPNGSGKSTTLRMIVGLSKPTSGKIEICGHSITNEYVKAMEKVGCIIEGPDLYEYMSGYDNLNMLADMDKNVTKEDIDYAIDLVNMRKSINDKVSTYSLGMKQRMGLAQALMKRPKLLILDEPTNGLDPSGINDLRNLIQRLSKEEKISVLISSHLIAEIELICDKVSIIKAGRVLKNASVKELLKTKEVFWELSDNEKGKKILKENWQINSKVNDNKLEASVDEERLITINDSFVNNGLKIKFASSRQKNLEDLFLNITEDR
- a CDS encoding ABC transporter permease subunit — its product is MVKLIKNELIKMLFKKKIILIMIIILIEACAFAYGQNNKYQRTVRSYTNSNSTNYDWRPLISQQIEDLQTKLKYKNVQKADERSINVQIEQYRYYLKNNMNPMSPTVGNFTSNLMEQSFTLMLPLLIIILAADIVSSEFSNRTIKMLLTRSYPRWKILLSKYIALIIMSGFVVFLMTIIPLIVSFIVFKRPGFYEPVITGYKVIAGKVNASSVVGIYEGEYILIISALSFFISIVVASISFMISIFVRSVGAAIGIMMAALIGGNILSVFLEDIEAAKYFFVVNLNLPQYLTGKVRIVSGMNFDFSMLILIIWAVVSVVISFVAFNRKDVLV
- a CDS encoding GNAT family N-acetyltransferase; this encodes MLIENDSSFEKYLELQNYDSEIEHLEEKYGLPYGRLYIVKAKNKIVGCIGLRKIDNENCEMKRLYVREEFRGHKIAGQLVKTIIKDAKEIGYKSMLLDTLPFLKGAISLYKKFGFYEIESYNNSPMDTSIYMKLNLK
- a CDS encoding SGNH/GDSL hydrolase family protein; amino-acid sequence: MLKKLIMGIVVIAASVVLVISILGIREAVGLTSSPVDKYISKSSKETSMIKGNNNTTNAYNILVMGDSLAKGTGDEKGKGFSGYFADYFRKKNNKNVKIDNIAVNGDVSNGLLQIVKNKDTENLIKKANMIFISIGGNEVSKFKFENTISAIDLKNTEDKYVDNVMDIVKLIRDNNSKCTVVFIGLYNPFGNSIGTDKIELLNTWNYRTQNIIADDSNAVFIPTYDLFKYDTEKYLTIDNFHPNSSGYKAIAQRIEEVLKSHK